Proteins from a single region of Xenopus laevis strain J_2021 chromosome 9_10S, Xenopus_laevis_v10.1, whole genome shotgun sequence:
- the slc19a1.L gene encoding solute carrier family 19 (folate transporter), member 1 L homeolog isoform X1 has product MTSENGQMKVEQTPSEEQQFLPVELQSPTVELPSHLEGQESPPEEYTQWKFLLFYLCLYGFMTQLRPGESFITPYLLSTERNFTREQVTNEITPVLSYSYMAVLVPVFLLTDYLRYTPVLILQSLSHISVWLLLIFGTDVIAMQFMEFFYGITMAARVAYSSYIFSLVSPTNYQRAAGYSRSSILMGVFTSAVLGQLCISLGGVQYRTINYISLSCMVLGLFLTFFLQRPKRSLFFNKNISKHQNGIHLSEEPKASTGTKAGGLCSRWRDFVIIRMLMELKGTVRHPRLRLWSLWWIFNSAGYYLMLYYVQILWNTVYPATDNRKVYNGGVDAASTLLGAITSFAAGHIKIRWNLWSELVIGLVTAFQAGLLILMNTTENIWVCYVAYILFRSSYQFLVPIAIFQIASNLSKELCALVFGVNTFFATILKTIITIIIADKRGLALSVHPQFYVYFVYFTVLAVLYLGAAAFVIIKHYHAERLKEKPQIPPKVESEHKTTSSSAVTCESRA; this is encoded by the exons ATGACTTCAGAGAATGGGCAAATGAAAGTGGAGCAAACCCCTAGTGAGGAACAGCAATTTCTTCCCGTGGAGCTTCAGTCACCTACAGTTGAGCTGCCTTCTCATTTAGAGGGCCAGGAGAGTCCACCAGAGGAGTATACACAATGGAAGTTCCTGCTCTTCTACCTGTGTCTGTATGGCTTTATGACTCAGCTGCGTCCTGGAGAAAGCTTTATAACCCCATACTTACTGAGCACAGAAAGGAATTTCACAAGAGAACAG GTTACCAATGAGATCACACCAGTGCTGAGTTACTCATACATGGCTGTCCTTGTGCCAGTCTTTCTTCTCACTGACTATTTACGTTACACTCCCGTGTTGATCCTGCAGAGTTTAAGTCACATCTCCGTGTGGTTGCTGCTCATCTTTGGTACAGATGTCATTGCCATGCAATTTATGGAGTTCTTCTATGGTATCACCATGGCAGCTCGGGTCGCTTATTCTTCTTACATATTCTCTCTGGTGTCACCAACAAATTATCAGCGGGCAGCAGGATACTCACGTTCCTCAATACTTATGGGTGTCTTTACAAGTGCTGTACTTGGGCAGCTGTGCATCAGCTTGGGTGGTGTACAATACAGAACCATTAATTACATATCTTTGAGCTGTATGGTACTTGGGCTTTTTCTTACCTTTTTTCTTCAACGGCCTAAAAGAagtcttttctttaataaaaacatttctaagcATCAGAATGGCATTCACCTTTCTGAGGAGCCAAAAGCAAGTACTGGAACTAAAGCTGGGGGTCTCTGCTCTCGATGGAGAGATTTCGTGATTATACGTATGCTGATGGAACTCAAAGGAACTGTACGTCACCCCCGACTCCGTCTGTGGTCACTGTGGTGGATATTTAACTCTGCTGGCTATTACCTAATGCTATATTATGTGCAGATTCTGTGGAACACGGTCTACCCTGCCACTGATAATCGAAAAGTGTACAATGGTGGTGTTGATGCAGCGTCCACGCTCCTTG GAGCCATCACATCCTTTGCTGCAGGACATATAAAGATTCGATGGAATCTTTGGTCAGAATTGGTCATTGGGCTGGTGACTGCTTTTCAGGCGGGGCTTCTTATTCTTATGAACAcaacagaaaatatatgggtGTGCTATGTAGCCTACATCCTTTTTAGAAGTTCATACCAGTTCCTGGTTCCCATAGCCAT CTTCCAGATTGCAAGTAACTTATCCAAAGAGCTTTGCGCTTTAGTGTTTGGAGTAAACACTTTCTTTGCCACAATCCTGAAAACTATAATTACTATCATCATCGCGGATAAAAGAGGTCTGGCTCTCTCTGTACACCCGCAG TTTTATGTCTACTTTGTGTACTTTACTGTTTTGGCTGTGCTGTACCTGGGGGCTGCTGCCTTTGTTATTATCAAGCATTATCATGCAGAAAGGCTGAAAGAAAAACCTCAAATCCCTCCAAAAGTGGAAAGTGAGCACAAAACGACATCCAGCAGTGCAGTCACATGTGAATCCCGTGCATAA
- the slc19a1.L gene encoding solute carrier family 19 (folate transporter), member 1 L homeolog, producing MTQNESDGQALEKSFTVPGIQMTSENGQMKVEQTPSEEQQFLPVELQSPTVELPSHLEGQESPPEEYTQWKFLLFYLCLYGFMTQLRPGESFITPYLLSTERNFTREQVTNEITPVLSYSYMAVLVPVFLLTDYLRYTPVLILQSLSHISVWLLLIFGTDVIAMQFMEFFYGITMAARVAYSSYIFSLVSPTNYQRAAGYSRSSILMGVFTSAVLGQLCISLGGVQYRTINYISLSCMVLGLFLTFFLQRPKRSLFFNKNISKHQNGIHLSEEPKASTGTKAGGLCSRWRDFVIIRMLMELKGTVRHPRLRLWSLWWIFNSAGYYLMLYYVQILWNTVYPATDNRKVYNGGVDAASTLLGAITSFAAGHIKIRWNLWSELVIGLVTAFQAGLLILMNTTENIWVCYVAYILFRSSYQFLVPIAIFQIASNLSKELCALVFGVNTFFATILKTIITIIIADKRGLALSVHPQFYVYFVYFTVLAVLYLGAAAFVIIKHYHAERLKEKPQIPPKVESEHKTTSSSAVTCESRA from the exons ATGACACAGAATGAGAGCGACGGCCAAGCATTAGAGAAGAG CTTTACTGTGCCTGGTATCCAGATGACTTCAGAGAATGGGCAAATGAAAGTGGAGCAAACCCCTAGTGAGGAACAGCAATTTCTTCCCGTGGAGCTTCAGTCACCTACAGTTGAGCTGCCTTCTCATTTAGAGGGCCAGGAGAGTCCACCAGAGGAGTATACACAATGGAAGTTCCTGCTCTTCTACCTGTGTCTGTATGGCTTTATGACTCAGCTGCGTCCTGGAGAAAGCTTTATAACCCCATACTTACTGAGCACAGAAAGGAATTTCACAAGAGAACAG GTTACCAATGAGATCACACCAGTGCTGAGTTACTCATACATGGCTGTCCTTGTGCCAGTCTTTCTTCTCACTGACTATTTACGTTACACTCCCGTGTTGATCCTGCAGAGTTTAAGTCACATCTCCGTGTGGTTGCTGCTCATCTTTGGTACAGATGTCATTGCCATGCAATTTATGGAGTTCTTCTATGGTATCACCATGGCAGCTCGGGTCGCTTATTCTTCTTACATATTCTCTCTGGTGTCACCAACAAATTATCAGCGGGCAGCAGGATACTCACGTTCCTCAATACTTATGGGTGTCTTTACAAGTGCTGTACTTGGGCAGCTGTGCATCAGCTTGGGTGGTGTACAATACAGAACCATTAATTACATATCTTTGAGCTGTATGGTACTTGGGCTTTTTCTTACCTTTTTTCTTCAACGGCCTAAAAGAagtcttttctttaataaaaacatttctaagcATCAGAATGGCATTCACCTTTCTGAGGAGCCAAAAGCAAGTACTGGAACTAAAGCTGGGGGTCTCTGCTCTCGATGGAGAGATTTCGTGATTATACGTATGCTGATGGAACTCAAAGGAACTGTACGTCACCCCCGACTCCGTCTGTGGTCACTGTGGTGGATATTTAACTCTGCTGGCTATTACCTAATGCTATATTATGTGCAGATTCTGTGGAACACGGTCTACCCTGCCACTGATAATCGAAAAGTGTACAATGGTGGTGTTGATGCAGCGTCCACGCTCCTTG GAGCCATCACATCCTTTGCTGCAGGACATATAAAGATTCGATGGAATCTTTGGTCAGAATTGGTCATTGGGCTGGTGACTGCTTTTCAGGCGGGGCTTCTTATTCTTATGAACAcaacagaaaatatatgggtGTGCTATGTAGCCTACATCCTTTTTAGAAGTTCATACCAGTTCCTGGTTCCCATAGCCAT CTTCCAGATTGCAAGTAACTTATCCAAAGAGCTTTGCGCTTTAGTGTTTGGAGTAAACACTTTCTTTGCCACAATCCTGAAAACTATAATTACTATCATCATCGCGGATAAAAGAGGTCTGGCTCTCTCTGTACACCCGCAG TTTTATGTCTACTTTGTGTACTTTACTGTTTTGGCTGTGCTGTACCTGGGGGCTGCTGCCTTTGTTATTATCAAGCATTATCATGCAGAAAGGCTGAAAGAAAAACCTCAAATCCCTCCAAAAGTGGAAAGTGAGCACAAAACGACATCCAGCAGTGCAGTCACATGTGAATCCCGTGCATAA